The Streptomyces sp. ICC1 DNA window CGCACTCGCCTTCGCCCGGCTCGGCTACCAGGTGAAGGAGATGCTCGGCGGTTTCGAGTACTGGGTCCGCGAGGGCTTCGCCTTCGACACCGCCCAGGGCCCCGACCAGCGCCGGGTCGACGACCTGACCGCCCCGCGCTCGGGCATCTCCTGCGCCTGCTGAACGGCGAGGGCGGGTCGTCGGGCGGGCCGGTGGAGCGGGTCGTGGGGCAGGCCGTGGGGCGGCCGCGCACCAGGGACCGATCCCGCCCAGGACGACCCCCGCATCACCCCGCCCGAGCACCACGCGGTCGGCGTGCACGCGGTGATCAACGCGATGCTGATGGCGCGGCGGCAGATGGGCGTCGTACGCAGTGCCCGCACCCTCCTGCGGGTCAACCAGCCCGACGGCTTCGACTGCCCGGGCTGCGCCTGGCCCGAGGAGGGCAAGGTCCACCGGGCCGAATTCTGCGAGAACGGGGCCAAGGCCGTGGCCGAGGAGGCCACCCGGCGGCGAGTCGCGCCCGAGCTCTTCGCCCGGCACCCCGTGGCCGAGCTGCTCGGCATGTCCGGCCACTGGCTGGGACAGCAGGGCCGGCTCACGCACCCGATGCTCCTCGAAGAGGGCGCCGACCACTACGTCCCCGTCGACTGGGAGCGGGCCTTCGAGATCATCGGCGAGGAGTTCGCCGCCCTGGACTCACCCGACGAGGCCGTCTTCTACACCTCCGGGCGCACCCCGAACGAACCGGCCTTCGCGCTCCAGCTCTTCGCCCGGAAGCTGGGCACCAACAACCTCCCGGACTGCGCCAACATGTGCCACGAGGCCACCGGGGACGCGCTGGTGGAAACCCTCGGGGTCGGCAAGGGGAGCGTGTCCCTGGAGGACGTCCACCGGGCCGACCTGGTGATCGTCGCCGGACAGAACCCGGGCACCAACCACCCCCGGATGATGGCCGCCCTGGAGGAGACCAAGGGCAACGGCGGCCGGGTCATCAGCGTGAACCCGCTCCCCGAGGCGGGCCTGGAACGGTTCAAGAACCCGCAGCGCCCGCGCGGAGTCGTCGGCGCCGGCACACAACTGACCGACCTGTTCCTGCAGATCCGCGCGGGAGGCGACCTCGCGCTGTTCCGCGCGCTCAACCTGCTCCTGCTGGAGGCCGACGACGCGGACCCCGCGGCCGGCGTCATCGACCGGGCCTTCATCGCGGAGCACACCCTCGGCCACGCGGCTTGGGAGGCGGAGGCCCGCACCACCGACTGGGACGAGGTCCTCGCCGCCACCGGCCTGCCCCGCGAGCAGATCGAACAGGCCGCGCGGATGGTGCTCGAAGCCAAGAGCGTCATCGTGTGCTGGGCGCTCGGCCTTACCCAGCACAAGCACTCCGTGCCCACCCTGCGCGAGGTCGTCAACTTCCTGCTCCTGCGCGGCAACGTGGGCCGCCCCGGCGCCGGCGTCTGCCCGGTCCACGGCCACTCCAACGTGCAGGGCGACCGCACGATGGGCATCTACGAGCGGCCCGCCGAGGCCTTCCACGAGGCGCTCGGCAAGGAGTTCGGCTTCACCTCGCCGCGCCGCCACGGCTACGACTCCGTCAACGCCGTCAGGGCGATGCGCGACGGCAAGGTGAAGGTCTTCGTCGGCATGGGCGGCAACTTCGTCGCCGCGGCCCCCGACACCCCGGTGACCGAGGAAGCCGTACGCCGCTGCGCGCTGACCGTGCAGATCTCGACCAAGCTCAACCGCTCGCACCTGGTCACCGGCCGCCGGGCCCTGATCCTGCCGACCCTGGGGCGCTCGGACGAGGACCGCACGGCGGCGGGGCCGCAGTTCGTGACCGTCGAGGGCTCGATGGGCCTGGTGCACGCCTCGCGCGGGCGCATGGCGGGCGGACCGGCGCTGCGCTCGGAGACCGCGATCGTCTGCGCGATGGCCCGGGCCGCGCTCGGCCCCGCCGACGACGTGCCCTGGGAGGAGTTCGAGGGCGACTACGACCGGCTGCGCGACCGCATCGAGCGGGTCGTCCCCGGCTTCGAGGACTTCAACGCCCGGGTCCGGGTGCCCGGCGGATTCGCCCTGCCGCACGCGCCCCGCGACGAGCGCCGCTTCCCCACCCGCACCGGCAAGGCCAACTTCACGGTCAACGCCATGGTGGTCCTCGACCTCCCCGAAGGCCGGCTGCTCCTGCAGACCCTGCGCGGCCACGACCAGTACAACACCACCGTCTACGGCCTCGACGACCGCTACCGCGGTGTCCACGACGGACGCCGCGTCGTCCTGGTCAACCCGGCGGACATCGCCGCGCTCGGCCTGACCGAGGGCGCCCACACCGACCTGGTGTCCGAGTGGCCCGACGGCCGCGAGCGCCGGGCCGCCCACTTCAAGGTGGTCTCCTACCCGACCGCGGTCGGCTGCGCCGCCGCCTACATGCCGGAGGCCACCGTCCTGGTGCCCCTCGACCACACCGGGGACATCAGCAACACCCCCGCCTACAAGTCGGTGGTCATCCACCTCGAGCCGGACAGCGGCCCGGACGCCGTCGTGGTGATCTGAGGGCACGGCGTCAGCCGATGTCGACCACCCGGGCCCACGCGGGCGGAGAGTCCGGGACGTAGTCGGGATTGTCCTCGTCCCAGGACTCGGAACCCCGGAAGAGGCCCACCACCGTGCGGCACGGCGGTCGGCTGTCCGGCCAGGGGGTCTGCCCGTCGGTCAGGACCACGATGACGTCGGGGCGCGGGCCGCTCCGCAGCGCCTTGGCGAAGCCCGCGCGCAGGTCCGTGCCACCACCGCCCAGGAGCGGGATCCCCTCGGCCCGGGCCAGCGGGTGCGCGATCCGGGCGGCGGCGTCGCACGGCACCACGGTGATCAGGTCCCGGCGGCCGCCCACGGCACGGGAGATGGCGGCGACCTCGTGCAGGGCGCTGCCCAGCTCCGCGTCGCTGACCGACGCGGAGGTGTCGATGATCACGCTGACGCGCGGCGGCCGGCGCCGGAGGCTCGGCAGGACCACGCCGGGCAGCCCGGCCGAGCGGCGCGACGGCCGCCCGTACGTGTAGTCCTCGCCCGCCCCCGAACCCGAGGTCGCCGAGCGCACCGCCGCCCCCAGCAGCTCCCGCCACGGCTGCGGCGGGTGGAAGGCCTCCTCCGCCCAGCGCCGCCATCCCTTGGGGGTGTCGCCCGGCCGGCCCCTGATGCCCTGCGCCACCCGGAAGCGGACCGCGTCCCGTTCCTGCGCGCTGAGGCCGTACGCGCCGTCCGGGCCCAGGTCCCACTCCCGGTCCAGGCCGTCGGCGCCGCTGCCGCAGTCCAGCCAGGCCAGGTGCTGGGTGTGCGGACCGAATCCGAACATGCGCAGGTAGTCCTCCATGAGCTCCCCCTCGGGCAGCCCCACGTGCCTCGGGTCCACGGCGTCCGGGGGCCGGACCAGCCCGTCGCCGAACACGTCGTCGTTGATCTCGAAGT harbors:
- a CDS encoding FdhF/YdeP family oxidoreductase yields the protein MTPPEHHAVGVHAVINAMLMARRQMGVVRSARTLLRVNQPDGFDCPGCAWPEEGKVHRAEFCENGAKAVAEEATRRRVAPELFARHPVAELLGMSGHWLGQQGRLTHPMLLEEGADHYVPVDWERAFEIIGEEFAALDSPDEAVFYTSGRTPNEPAFALQLFARKLGTNNLPDCANMCHEATGDALVETLGVGKGSVSLEDVHRADLVIVAGQNPGTNHPRMMAALEETKGNGGRVISVNPLPEAGLERFKNPQRPRGVVGAGTQLTDLFLQIRAGGDLALFRALNLLLLEADDADPAAGVIDRAFIAEHTLGHAAWEAEARTTDWDEVLAATGLPREQIEQAARMVLEAKSVIVCWALGLTQHKHSVPTLREVVNFLLLRGNVGRPGAGVCPVHGHSNVQGDRTMGIYERPAEAFHEALGKEFGFTSPRRHGYDSVNAVRAMRDGKVKVFVGMGGNFVAAAPDTPVTEEAVRRCALTVQISTKLNRSHLVTGRRALILPTLGRSDEDRTAAGPQFVTVEGSMGLVHASRGRMAGGPALRSETAIVCAMARAALGPADDVPWEEFEGDYDRLRDRIERVVPGFEDFNARVRVPGGFALPHAPRDERRFPTRTGKANFTVNAMVVLDLPEGRLLLQTLRGHDQYNTTVYGLDDRYRGVHDGRRVVLVNPADIAALGLTEGAHTDLVSEWPDGRERRAAHFKVVSYPTAVGCAAAYMPEATVLVPLDHTGDISNTPAYKSVVIHLEPDSGPDAVVVI
- a CDS encoding VWA-like domain-containing protein, which gives rise to MPDETGTLDRTGTPDGTGAPDGTGTPDGTGTPDGTGALDLGKLFTARLHAVRVRPYLATALFALHVVESRRVPTMGVDRHWRCYVSPAFVDRTPVEELAGVWVHEVSHLLRDHHGRSDRVARARGLTGPGERLRMNIAADFEINDDVFGDGLVRPPDAVDPRHVGLPEGELMEDYLRMFGFGPHTQHLAWLDCGSGADGLDREWDLGPDGAYGLSAQERDAVRFRVAQGIRGRPGDTPKGWRRWAEEAFHPPQPWRELLGAAVRSATSGSGAGEDYTYGRPSRRSAGLPGVVLPSLRRRPPRVSVIIDTSASVSDAELGSALHEVAAISRAVGGRRDLITVVPCDAAARIAHPLARAEGIPLLGGGGTDLRAGFAKALRSGPRPDVIVVLTDGQTPWPDSRPPCRTVVGLFRGSESWDEDNPDYVPDSPPAWARVVDIG